From Chaetodon auriga isolate fChaAug3 chromosome 10, fChaAug3.hap1, whole genome shotgun sequence, a single genomic window includes:
- the mafba gene encoding transcription factor MafB has product MLQQVSAQRWRSQKNYCMKQEGREETLINKSVFATLASTFAYLQKSRDSNMSTELSMGPELPSSPLALEYVNDFDLMKFDVKKEGLAGLERNGVRQCNRLQPQGSVSSTPISTPCSSVPSSPSFSPTEQKNHLEELYWMPNSGYHQQIDPQTLSLTPEDAVEALIGATAHGHPPPPHVQQQLQQQGAFEGYRGPHHHHSHHGHGQQHHHPYAGGIPHHAEELSGHPAGGHNHPHSQHHHHHSQDPDSPSPVSPESHQPLHHHRHHHHHHTHGHLSQSAGHHGSGGGLNVEDRFTDDQLVSMSVRELNRHLRGFTKDEVIRLKQKRRTLKNRGYAQSCRFKRVQQKHVLENEKTQLINQVEQLKAEISRLARERDAYKLKCEKLTGSGANNGFREAGSTSDNPSSPEFFM; this is encoded by the coding sequence ATGCTACAGCAAGTCAGTGCGCAGCGGTGGAGGAGCCAAAAGAACTATTGCATGAAACaagaagggagagaagagaCGCTGATTAATAAGTCAGTTTTTGCGACGCTCGCAAGTACCTTTGCATATCTGCAAAAGAGTCGCGACAGCAACATGAGCACTGAGCTGAGCATGGGCCCGGAGCTACCCAGCAGCCCTCTGGCTCTGGAATATGTCAAtgattttgacctgatgaagtTTGACGTGAAGAAGGAAGGCCTGGCCGGGCTGGAGCGCAACGGGGTGCGCCAGTGTAACCGTCTCCAACCCCAAGGCTCTGTGTCTTCCACCCCCATCAGTACACCCTGCAGCTCGGTGCCCTCTTCACCCAGCTTCAGCcccacagagcagaaaaaccaCCTAGAGGAGCTGTACTGGATGCCGAACAGCGGGTACCACCAGCAGATAGACCCGCAGACGCTAAGCCTGACCCCAGAGGACGCAGTGGAGGCCCTGATTGGCGCCACAGCTCACGGCCACCCTCCGCCTCCGCacgtccagcagcagctgcagcagcaaggcGCCTTCGAGGGCTACAGGGGCCCGCATCACCATCACAGCCACCACGGCCACGGCCAGCAGCACCATCACCCGTACGCGGGGGGCATCCCGCACCACGCCGAGGAACTGTCCGGGCACCCCGCAGGCGGACACAACCACCCACACAGccagcaccaccatcaccacagcCAGGACCCCGACAGCCCGTCCCCGGTCTCTCCAGAGTCCCACCAGCCGCTCCATCACCACcgccaccatcatcaccaccacacGCACGGCCACTTGAGCCAGTCGGCGGGGCACCACGGCTCCGGGGGCGGACTCAACGTGGAGGACCGCTTCACCGACGACCAGCTGGTGTCCATGTCGGTGAGGGAGCTCAACAGACACCTACGGGGCTTCACCAAGGACGAGGTCATCCGCCTcaagcagaagaggaggaccCTGAAGAACCGGGGCTACGCTCAGTCCTGCCGGTTCAAGCGTGTGCAGCAGAAGCACGTGCTGGAGAACGAGAAGACGCAGCTGATTAACcaggtggagcagctgaaggcGGAGATCAGCCGGCTGGCGAGGGAGAGGGACGCCTACAAACTCAAGTGTGAGAAACTGACGGGGTCAGGGGCCAATAACGGGTTCCGCGAGGCTGGCTCAACCAGTGACAACCCTTCATCACCAGAGTTTTTCATGTGA